Below is a window of Geomonas oryzisoli DNA.
GGCACCGGATAACTTCCCCGGCTTCTTGAACCTGCTCCCGGAGTCGGTGCGGGAGCAGGTGAGCGCCGCGGTGGAAAAGGCACTCTTCGGCGACGATACCTTCACCCTCGAGTACGCCCTTCCCCGTCCCAACGGCGGCGAGCGGTACCTCTCCGAAGTAGGGGAGGTGTTCCGCAACGATGCCGGCACCGTCCTGCGCGTGGTCAGCGTGGTGCACGACATCACCGAGCGCAAGGAGGCGGAGGCCGCGCTGTTTTTCGAGAAGCGCTATCGGGGACTGATCGAGAACCTGCCTCAGCGCATCTTCCTCAAGGACTGCAACCTGGTCTACCTCTCCTGCAACTCGAGCTTCGCCAGGGAGCTCGGGCTCGAGCCCCGCGACGTCTTCGGCAAGACCGATTACGAGCTGTTCGAGGAGCCTCTGGCGCGCAAACGCCAGGAGGAGGACAAGCGGGTCATGGCGGCGGGGGCGGCCATCGAGCGCGACGAGCAGCGCGAGCGGGACGGCAACTGGGTCAGCAAGGCGCTTATCCCGCTCAAGGACGATCACGCACGGGTGTACGCCCTGCTCGGCGTTCTTACCGACATCACCTTCCGTAAAAAGGCCGAGGAACAACTGAGGGAGAGCGAGGAGCGTTTCCGCAACACCTTCGAACAGGCGGCAGTGGGGATCTGCCACATCGCCCTGAGCGACATCCTGATCCGGATCAACCGGCGCTTCTGCGACATCCTGGGCTACACCCAGGAGGAACTCTTGGGGTGGACCCTGGAGCAGACCATCCACCCGGACGACCGCGCCGCCGAGCAGGGACAGCTCTCCCGCCTGATCAACCGCGAGATCGACAACTACAGCATCGAGATGCGCCAGCTCAGGAAGGACGGCTCCGTGGTGTGGGTGAACCTCACCAAGTCCCTGGTCTGCGGAGCGAAAGGGGAGCCCAAGTACCTGATCGGGGTCATCGAGGACGTGACCGCCAAGCGCGAGGCCCAGGAGCTGCGCCGGGAACGCGACCTGGTGCAGGCAGCCAGCCGGGCCAAGAGCGAATTCCTGGCCAACATGGGGCACGAGATCCGGACCCCCATGAACGCGGTGATGGGGTTGAGCCGCCTGGCCCTCAAGACCGAGCTCATGCCCAAGCAGCGCGGGTACCTGGAGAAGATCTGTTCCGCCAGCAGGACCCTCTTGAACATCATCAACGACATCCTCGACTTCTCCAAGATGGAGGCGGGAAAGCTGGAGTTGGAGAAGACCGAACTGAGCCTGCAGGAGGTTTTGGGCAACATCTCGGACATGCACCACCTGAAGGCCCAGGAGAAGGGGATCGACTTCAAGATGCGGCTGGCGCCGGAACTCCCGAGGAAGCTCCTTGGCGACCCGCTGCGCCTCACACAGGTGCTGAACAACCTGATCGGCAACGCGCTCAAGTTCACCAGCCGCGGCGAAGTGGTGGTCGCGGTGAAGCCGGTCGGGCAGGTCGACGGGGCGGTGCAGGTCCACTTCTGCGTCCAGGATACCGGCATCGGCATCACCCCCGACCAGATGGACAAGATCTTCACCCCCTTCACCCAGGCGGACAGCTCCACCACGCGCCAGTACGGCGGCACCGGCCTCGGGCTTTCCATCAGCCGGCAACTGGTCGAACTGATGGGCGGGGAACTGCGCGTGCAGAGCGTTTCCGGCGCGGGGAGCAGTTTCTCCTTCACCGTGGCGTTCGCGATTCCGGTCCCAGGCAAGCAAGTATCCGAAACGCCGGGAGATGATCTGCGCAACCTGAGGCTCCTGGTGCTGGATGGCGATCCGGTCGCGGTGGAGGGGCTTGCCGAGATGTTGCAGGGACTGCCGATCGATCTTCAGGCGGTACCGACCTTCGCCGCAGCCTGCGAGGCGCTCAAGGAGCAACCGGCGACCGGTCACATACCTTTCGATATGGTCGTGATCGACGGCGTTACCGCCGGAGAAGAGGGACTCGAGCAGCTTTCCCGCAGCATCTCGAGCCGGTACCGCAGCGAGGTCGCGGTAGTGGCCACGGTTCCCCCCGACCAGTTGGAGACGGTGCAGCAATTGGGGGACGAATGGGGGGTGAGCGCGGTCTACGCGGCCCCGGTGCGTCCTTCGCTCCTGGTGGACGGCATGATCCGCGCCCTGGCCCGTGCCGCGGCACGCCAGGCGGAACGGGAGCCGGTCGCCCCCCCGGCGGCGCGGGCGGTACCTGTGGCACCCGACGGTCCTTTCCAGCCCGACGATTTCGCTGCCGAGCGGTCCAAGCTCGAACGCCTGCTGGCCAGGAACAGCCTGGACGCCAAGCGGCAGTTCGAGAAGTTCTGCAGGCAGGTGCCGCGAGGCAGTTGCACCAAGGAATTGCAGGCGCTGCAGGCCTGCATGGAAAAGCTCGATTTCAGGAAGGCACGTCAGCTGTTGGCCATCTTCCCGGCAGCGCAGGAGCACCATCCGGATAACAGGGAGTAGCTATGAAACGCCAGACAGTGATGATAGTCGACGACACCCCCGCCAACATCGAGATCCTGAGCGAGAGCTTGGGAGACGACTACGAACTGTTCTTCGCCACCAGCGGTTTGGACGCACTGGAGCTGATCCGTGCCGAGAAGCCGGACCTGATCCTTCTGGACATCATGATGCCGGGGATGGACGGTTTCGAGCTGTGCGGGATCCTCAAGGGCGACCCCTGCACGCGTGACATCCCGGTGATCTTCGTCACGGCCATGATCGAGGAGGAACAGGAGATCAAGGGGCTGGAGCTTGGGGCGATCGATTACCTCACCAAGCCGATCAGCCCGCACATCGTCCGGGCCCGGGTCAAAAACCACCTCGAACTGAAGCGCTACCGCGATCTCCTCGAGCAGTTGGCCAGC
It encodes the following:
- a CDS encoding PAS domain-containing hybrid sensor histidine kinase/response regulator encodes the protein MALGICACLLLVLAAAVCRPQAGSVGALAVVFVGGLHALRLKWRRQSEEELRRSEEQLRISQRIAHIGSWDWDVAGGRLDCSEELCRIFAIPFEEAPDNFPGFLNLLPESVREQVSAAVEKALFGDDTFTLEYALPRPNGGERYLSEVGEVFRNDAGTVLRVVSVVHDITERKEAEAALFFEKRYRGLIENLPQRIFLKDCNLVYLSCNSSFARELGLEPRDVFGKTDYELFEEPLARKRQEEDKRVMAAGAAIERDEQRERDGNWVSKALIPLKDDHARVYALLGVLTDITFRKKAEEQLRESEERFRNTFEQAAVGICHIALSDILIRINRRFCDILGYTQEELLGWTLEQTIHPDDRAAEQGQLSRLINREIDNYSIEMRQLRKDGSVVWVNLTKSLVCGAKGEPKYLIGVIEDVTAKREAQELRRERDLVQAASRAKSEFLANMGHEIRTPMNAVMGLSRLALKTELMPKQRGYLEKICSASRTLLNIINDILDFSKMEAGKLELEKTELSLQEVLGNISDMHHLKAQEKGIDFKMRLAPELPRKLLGDPLRLTQVLNNLIGNALKFTSRGEVVVAVKPVGQVDGAVQVHFCVQDTGIGITPDQMDKIFTPFTQADSSTTRQYGGTGLGLSISRQLVELMGGELRVQSVSGAGSSFSFTVAFAIPVPGKQVSETPGDDLRNLRLLVLDGDPVAVEGLAEMLQGLPIDLQAVPTFAAACEALKEQPATGHIPFDMVVIDGVTAGEEGLEQLSRSISSRYRSEVAVVATVPPDQLETVQQLGDEWGVSAVYAAPVRPSLLVDGMIRALARAAARQAEREPVAPPAARAVPVAPDGPFQPDDFAAERSKLERLLARNSLDAKRQFEKFCRQVPRGSCTKELQALQACMEKLDFRKARQLLAIFPAAQEHHPDNRE